A part of Cotesia glomerata isolate CgM1 linkage group LG4, MPM_Cglom_v2.3, whole genome shotgun sequence genomic DNA contains:
- the LOC123262442 gene encoding dolichyl pyrophosphate Man9GlcNAc2 alpha-1,3-glucosyltransferase: MREKIQLGLVISLVTFLRWCVTFHDYSGKNKPPMYGDYEAQRHWQEITYNLPVDQWYSNSSDNDLQYWGLDYPPLTAFHSLILGKIANTINPDYVKLHNSRGYESPDHKQFMRLSVLITDMIIYVPAIVFLFPYPIFQPKSNHVINILGLKRSHLMMLTTLLYPGLILVDHGHFQYNSISLGFFILSLGLIIKKSLVLGSFFFVLALNYKQMELYHALPIFFFILNKCTPFRNKSILFCLKTFVSVTLTVLTTFCIIWLPFFEDMKFIDVFTRLFPLSRGIFEDKVANAWCTINIFIKLRELFSHVDLAKICFFTTILSVLPSGIDLYLNASVEKFILSLINTSLGFYLFSFQVHEKTILLVAIPVLTYFYYDPLPCFWFLIVSSFSLVPLLIKDGLFSAFMSLMSFYFILNFWIWFDQLNLVPEKRNEPRNRNQSKLKKLAMWHSIKLKINVFCMQLLKNYRIITIKRIAFYLSILGIIVLSLVTKFVRPPGRYPDLYTLLISVYSFSHFFLFFVYFNLKQILLS, translated from the coding sequence atgagggaaaaaattcaacttgGATTGGTTATTAGCTTAGTAACATTCCTGAGATGGTGTGTTACGTTCCACGACTACAGTGGCAAAAACAAACCACCTATGTATGGAGACTATGAAGCTCAACGTCATTGGCAAGAAATAACGTATAATTTGCCGGTCGATCAATGGTATTCTAATTCTTCTGACAATGATCTTCAGTATTGGGGATTGGACTATCCACCGCTAACAGCATTTCATAGTTTAATCCTTGGAAAAATAGCGAATACAATCAATCCAGACTATGTTAAATTACACAATTCTCGAGGTTACGAGTCTCCAGATCACAAACAATTCATGCGACTGTCTGTTCTAATTACTGACATGATAATTTACGTCCCAGCAATAGTATTCTTATTTCCATATCCTATTTTTCAGCCAAAAAGCAACCATGTTATTAATATACTTGGATTGAAAAGGTCACATCTTATGATGTTAACGACTTTATTATATCCAGGACTTATACTGGTTGATCACGGGCATTTCCAGTATAATTCGATCTCATTAGGATTTTTCATACTATCTCTAGGactaataattaagaaatcgtTAGTATTGGgatcttttttctttgttctaGCTTTAAATTACAAGCAGATGGAACTATACCACGCGCTtccaattttcttttttattctgaaTAAATGCACCCCTTTCCGTAACAAATCTATTTTATTCTGCTTAAAAACTTTCGTAAGTGTAACTCTAACAGTTCTTACCACGTTTTGCATTATTTGGTTACCATTTTTTGAAGATATGAAATTTATTGATGTATTTACCAGACTGTTTCCGCTTAGTCGTGGAATTTTCGAAGATAAGGTCGCTAACGCCTGGTGTACGATTAAtatctttattaaattacgTGAACTATTCTCCCATGTAGATTTAGCTAAAATTTGCTTCTTTACAACCATATTATCCGTGCTACCTTCAGGTATAGATCTGTACTTAAACGCATCggtcgaaaaatttatattatcattaatcaaCACTTCTTTAGgtttttacttattttcattTCAAGTTCACGAAAAAACGATACTGTTAGTAGCTATTCCAGTTCTTACTTACTTCTATTACGATCCACTTCCATGTTTTtggtttttaattgtttcaagCTTCAGTTTAGTgccattattaataaaagatgGTTTGTTCAGTGCGTTTATGAGCTTAATGAGTTTTTACTTCATTCTGAATTTTTGGATTTGGTTTGATCAATTGAATCTTGTTCCCGAAAAAAGAAATGAACCAAGAAACAGAAATCAATCTAAACTTAAGAAACTTGCAATGTGGCACagcattaaattaaaaattaacgttttttgcatgcaattattaaaaaattatcgaattattacaataaaaagaattgctttttatttatcgatACTAGGAATAATTGTATTATCATTAGTTACTAAATTCGTAAGACCCCCTGGTCGATATCCAGATTTGTATACGCTTCTAATATCTGTTTATTCTTTTTCACATTTCTTtctattttttgtatattttaatttgaaacaaatattgttaagttaa
- the LOC123262484 gene encoding clathrin light chain isoform X2, with protein MNKMDGFGDNFTGNDVEVDPAAEFLAREQDQLAGLEDDIPPVAMTTSVPIISATEDDLSGNFENMTVESGGNGTTTGSFEMINTIDQPTESVSTPEPVVAKEEPEKIKKWREEQAQRLEEKDAEEEKKKEEWKKAAKKELEEWYKHHAETTSKTKATNRNAEKQFVAEAGEVEPGTEWERIAKLCDFNPKSSRISKDVSRMRSIILQLKQTPPATTSMNA; from the exons AT gaatAAAATGGACGGTTTCGGTGACAACTTTACTGGTAATGATGTCGAAGTTGATCCAGCAGCTGAATTCCTAGCTCGGGAGCAAGACCAGTTGGCTGGTCTCGAAGATGATATTCCACCAGTTGCTATGACTACATCTGTACCAATAATTTCAGCTACTGAag ATGATTTATCTggtaactttgaaaatatgacAGTCGAATCCGGTGGAAATGGTACTACTACCGGTAGCTTCGAGATGATTAATACTATTGATCAACCTACTGAATCAGTTTCAACGCCAG aaccTGTTGTCGCGAAAGAAGaacctgaaaaaataaaaaaatggcgCGAGGAACAAGCTCAAAGACTTGAAGAAAaag aTGCTgaggaagaaaaaaagaaagaagaaTGGAAGAAAGCTGCCAAGAAAGAACTCGAGGAATGGTACAAACATCATGCTGAAACAACTAGTAAAACTAAAGCAACTAACAG aaACGCTGAAAAACAATTCGTAGCCGAAGCAGGAGAAGTCGAGCCAGGAACCGAGTGGGAGCGTATCGCGAAACTGTGCGACTTCAACCCAAAATCGTCGCGGATATCCAAAGACGTATCGCGTATGCgatcaattattttacaacTTAAACAAACGCCTCCAGCCACTACATCAATGAACGCTTAA
- the LOC123262484 gene encoding clathrin light chain isoform X3, with protein MNKMDGFGDNFTGNDVEVDPAAEFLAREQDQLAGLEDDIPPVAMTTSVPIISATEEPVVAKEEPEKIKKWREEQAQRLEEKDAEEEKKKEEWKKAAKKELEEWYKHHAETTSKTKATNRGNAKNAEKQFVAEAGEVEPGTEWERIAKLCDFNPKSSRISKDVSRMRSIILQLKQTPPATTSMNA; from the exons AT gaatAAAATGGACGGTTTCGGTGACAACTTTACTGGTAATGATGTCGAAGTTGATCCAGCAGCTGAATTCCTAGCTCGGGAGCAAGACCAGTTGGCTGGTCTCGAAGATGATATTCCACCAGTTGCTATGACTACATCTGTACCAATAATTTCAGCTACTGAag aaccTGTTGTCGCGAAAGAAGaacctgaaaaaataaaaaaatggcgCGAGGAACAAGCTCAAAGACTTGAAGAAAaag aTGCTgaggaagaaaaaaagaaagaagaaTGGAAGAAAGCTGCCAAGAAAGAACTCGAGGAATGGTACAAACATCATGCTGAAACAACTAGTAAAACTAAAGCAACTAACAG GGGAAATGCCaa aaACGCTGAAAAACAATTCGTAGCCGAAGCAGGAGAAGTCGAGCCAGGAACCGAGTGGGAGCGTATCGCGAAACTGTGCGACTTCAACCCAAAATCGTCGCGGATATCCAAAGACGTATCGCGTATGCgatcaattattttacaacTTAAACAAACGCCTCCAGCCACTACATCAATGAACGCTTAA
- the LOC123262504 gene encoding retinal rod rhodopsin-sensitive cGMP 3',5'-cyclic phosphodiesterase subunit delta-like, with protein sequence MDTPITTSLDSERILSGFQINWVKFRDAETNKVVWQGNNDLSVPDEEHEAHIPIQIFKCNAVIREINFSSVENLENLRLEQRVLFKGRCLEEWNFEFGVVMPGSTNTWESVILAAPECQMMPANFLSGNLIIETKFLDQKLLIATSCVRLFYV encoded by the exons atggatacaccaattacaACGTCTTTAGATTCTGAAAGAATATTGAGTGGATTTCAAAT AAATTGGGTAAAATTCCGTGATGCAGAGACTAATAAAGTTGTATGGCAAGGAAATAATGACTT gtCAGTACCGGATGAAGAACATGAAGCGCATATTCCAATTCAAATATTCAAATGTAACGCCGTTATacgagaaataaattttagttctGTTGAGAATTTGGAAAACTTGAGATTGGAACAGAGAGTACTTTTCAAAGGACGATGTCTGGAGGAATGGAATTTTGAATTTGGTGTTGTAATGCCGGGTTCCACTAATACTTGGGAAAGTGTAATTCTTGCCGCTCCAGAATGTCAAATGATGCCTGCAAATTTTCTGAG tggAAATCTTATCATCGAAACAAAGTTCCTTGATCAAAAATTACTGATAGCAACTAGCTGCGTACGTCTTTTCTATGTTTGA
- the LOC123262484 gene encoding clathrin light chain isoform X1 — protein sequence MDGFGDNFTGNDVEVDPAAEFLAREQDQLAGLEDDIPPVAMTTSVPIISATEDDLSGNFENMTVESGGNGTTTGSFEMINTIDQPTESVSTPEPVVAKEEPEKIKKWREEQAQRLEEKDAEEEKKKEEWKKAAKKELEEWYKHHAETTSKTKATNRGNAKNAEKQFVAEAGEVEPGTEWERIAKLCDFNPKSSRISKDVSRMRSIILQLKQTPPATTSMNA from the exons ATGGACGGTTTCGGTGACAACTTTACTGGTAATGATGTCGAAGTTGATCCAGCAGCTGAATTCCTAGCTCGGGAGCAAGACCAGTTGGCTGGTCTCGAAGATGATATTCCACCAGTTGCTATGACTACATCTGTACCAATAATTTCAGCTACTGAag ATGATTTATCTggtaactttgaaaatatgacAGTCGAATCCGGTGGAAATGGTACTACTACCGGTAGCTTCGAGATGATTAATACTATTGATCAACCTACTGAATCAGTTTCAACGCCAG aaccTGTTGTCGCGAAAGAAGaacctgaaaaaataaaaaaatggcgCGAGGAACAAGCTCAAAGACTTGAAGAAAaag aTGCTgaggaagaaaaaaagaaagaagaaTGGAAGAAAGCTGCCAAGAAAGAACTCGAGGAATGGTACAAACATCATGCTGAAACAACTAGTAAAACTAAAGCAACTAACAG GGGAAATGCCaa aaACGCTGAAAAACAATTCGTAGCCGAAGCAGGAGAAGTCGAGCCAGGAACCGAGTGGGAGCGTATCGCGAAACTGTGCGACTTCAACCCAAAATCGTCGCGGATATCCAAAGACGTATCGCGTATGCgatcaattattttacaacTTAAACAAACGCCTCCAGCCACTACATCAATGAACGCTTAA